The following coding sequences are from one Leptospira mayottensis 200901116 window:
- a CDS encoding phage holin family protein, which produces MIHFLFSLILMSLVVEFVFPLIHPDFHVVGGWLNSIIVVIAFVIINTILRLILVIMTLGIGIVFYYLSLGLIGLIINAWVILIIGDWFPETLSVPGFWYAFFGGILLVLANYVGKTEAKERTKERTNT; this is translated from the coding sequence ATGATCCATTTTTTATTTTCTCTGATTTTGATGTCTCTCGTCGTGGAGTTCGTTTTTCCTTTGATTCATCCTGATTTTCATGTAGTAGGCGGCTGGCTCAATTCGATTATCGTTGTCATTGCTTTTGTGATCATCAACACAATCTTACGACTTATATTGGTAATCATGACTCTTGGAATCGGAATCGTATTCTATTATCTGAGTTTAGGTTTGATCGGGTTGATCATCAATGCTTGGGTAATCTTGATTATCGGGGATTGGTTTCCGGAAACCTTATCGGTGCCAGGTTTTTGGTATGCGTTTTTTGGTGGAATACTTTTGGTTCTGGCAAATTACGTGGGCAAGACGGAAGCCAAGGAAAGAACGAAAGAAAGAACGAATACTTAA
- a CDS encoding GAF domain-containing SpoIIE family protein phosphatase, which produces MPKSVLESLKLKSILSTSTILNANLDLYQLLPLIMLYSKDLLEAEASSLFLLDEAEEFLYCEVALGEKGEIIQKYGRLDIGQGIAGWVAKEKKPILLEDAYSDSRFNPSWDQKTGYRTRSLVCVPLFIENKIIGTLEILNKTQNRSFDACDLDYLTSLSEVAAIAIQNAKIHENLKKRILELSLLYEFEKLIVSEKSIHELGNWVLERILEFLEAKTGTIYLADHTSQTLRILAAKGIPKDAIHTIIVPFGEGVAGWVAKERKNLLIQNLEEDKRYNTKYKFETNSLISSPLVYKDELLGVISVNNKNSGFAFHKNDLEILGAIANRLSMTIKNADLSHKVVNSDRELQRAREVMSKVIPNTIPYIKGLEIGAEHIPYSNVGGDFYSIFKLDPERTGFLVADVSGHGLSASVIATVMNTIISTYDREILSSPSQFFSGLNHALNNKMVGNFVTAFYCVIDTEKDTILYSNAGHNHPLLLQNSTDSMISLETKGKLIGVIPDLFFEEKSIHFRTGDRLVLYTDGISEHYSDDRTKRYSEELISLSIHKCASKSAQETSAQIISDSIEYCNYSKFSDDVTLLVIDRK; this is translated from the coding sequence ATGCCTAAAAGTGTTTTAGAATCTCTAAAACTGAAAAGTATTCTCAGTACAAGCACGATTTTAAACGCAAATTTAGATCTCTATCAGCTATTACCCCTAATCATGCTCTACTCCAAAGATCTTCTGGAGGCAGAGGCGAGTTCCTTGTTCCTTCTCGATGAAGCGGAAGAATTTTTATACTGCGAAGTAGCACTTGGTGAAAAAGGTGAAATCATTCAAAAATATGGACGCCTTGATATAGGACAGGGGATCGCTGGTTGGGTGGCCAAAGAAAAAAAGCCGATCCTTTTAGAAGACGCGTATTCGGATTCTAGATTCAATCCATCCTGGGATCAAAAGACGGGTTATAGAACCCGTTCCTTGGTTTGTGTTCCTTTGTTCATCGAAAACAAGATTATCGGAACTCTTGAAATCCTCAATAAAACGCAAAACCGTTCGTTCGACGCCTGCGATTTGGACTATCTTACGTCCTTATCCGAAGTGGCCGCAATCGCGATCCAAAACGCGAAAATTCACGAAAATCTTAAAAAAAGAATTTTGGAACTTTCTCTCTTATACGAATTCGAAAAACTTATTGTTTCCGAAAAAAGCATTCATGAACTGGGCAATTGGGTACTGGAAAGGATTTTAGAATTCTTAGAAGCAAAAACCGGAACCATTTATCTCGCAGACCATACAAGCCAAACATTGAGAATTCTCGCAGCTAAAGGAATTCCGAAAGATGCGATTCATACGATCATAGTTCCTTTCGGTGAAGGCGTTGCCGGCTGGGTTGCTAAGGAAAGAAAAAATCTTCTCATACAAAACTTGGAAGAAGACAAACGTTATAATACGAAGTACAAGTTCGAAACAAACTCTCTTATTTCTTCCCCCTTGGTTTATAAAGACGAACTTTTAGGAGTTATCAGCGTCAATAACAAGAATTCCGGATTTGCGTTTCATAAAAACGATCTAGAAATATTGGGGGCAATTGCAAACCGACTTTCGATGACGATCAAGAATGCGGACCTCTCTCACAAAGTCGTAAATTCCGATCGGGAATTACAAAGAGCCAGAGAAGTCATGTCGAAAGTAATTCCGAATACGATCCCTTATATCAAAGGTCTGGAAATCGGAGCAGAACACATTCCTTACTCGAACGTGGGTGGTGATTTTTATAGTATATTCAAATTGGATCCGGAACGAACCGGATTTTTAGTCGCGGACGTTTCCGGCCACGGTCTTTCCGCATCGGTCATAGCGACAGTAATGAACACAATCATTTCCACGTATGATAGAGAAATTCTTTCTAGCCCATCCCAATTTTTTTCGGGACTCAATCACGCCCTCAATAACAAAATGGTCGGGAATTTCGTAACTGCATTCTACTGTGTGATCGACACGGAAAAAGATACGATTCTTTATTCCAATGCGGGACACAATCACCCTTTACTTTTACAAAATTCGACTGATAGTATGATCTCTCTGGAAACGAAAGGAAAACTAATCGGTGTTATTCCGGATCTTTTTTTCGAGGAGAAATCCATTCATTTCAGAACCGGTGATAGGTTGGTGCTTTATACAGACGGAATTTCAGAGCATTATTCCGACGACAGAACCAAACGTTACAGTGAAGAACTCATTTCTCTTTCGATCCATAAGTGCGCCTCTAAAAGCGCTCAGGAAACATCCGCACAAATCATCTCCGATAGTATTGAATATTGCAATTATTCCAAGTTCAGCGACGACGTAACCCTTCTCGTAATTGATCGTAAATAA
- a CDS encoding DsbA family protein has protein sequence MNQSEPIRHSILYAADPLCPWCYGFGPVLQKIREEYKNKIRFSLVLGGLRFEDGAQFLTPELSRILKHEWKDAEFITKQPFQSKFLDKKDFRYDSFPACKAVISVQKIKPEIAFDYLNILSKSFYYENQDPTSFQTFVFLAEKFGISSEKFQSVFEDKDTDMETKNDFYFGFSLGVSAFPSLVFSDGSESGILTRGYYTYEQVDSILQDYFRAIRV, from the coding sequence ATGAATCAAAGCGAACCAATCCGACATTCTATTCTTTACGCAGCCGATCCTCTTTGTCCCTGGTGTTACGGTTTTGGACCGGTCCTTCAAAAAATCCGGGAAGAATATAAAAACAAAATCCGATTTTCTTTGGTTTTAGGCGGCCTTCGCTTTGAGGACGGAGCCCAATTCCTAACGCCCGAATTATCAAGGATCTTAAAGCACGAATGGAAAGACGCAGAATTCATCACCAAACAACCATTTCAATCTAAGTTCCTAGATAAAAAGGATTTTCGATACGATTCTTTTCCCGCCTGTAAAGCGGTTATCAGTGTTCAAAAAATAAAACCGGAAATAGCATTCGATTATCTGAATATTCTTTCCAAATCCTTTTATTACGAAAATCAAGATCCGACCTCCTTCCAGACTTTTGTTTTTCTTGCGGAGAAGTTCGGTATTTCTTCCGAAAAATTTCAATCCGTATTCGAAGATAAGGACACCGATATGGAAACCAAAAACGACTTTTACTTCGGTTTTTCCTTGGGAGTAAGCGCTTTTCCGAGTTTAGTCTTTTCAGACGGATCTGAAAGTGGAATCCTAACAAGAGGCTATTACACGTACGAACAAGTGGATTCCATTCTTCAAGATTATTTCAGAGCGATAAGAGTCTAA
- a CDS encoding LIC10816 family protein gives MNAITIFALALLAVPVFARFARVTKEAMGRYHLIGLGGLFLILGEATRMTADKISPIATLLPVIDIVTVVLAYAGVLFGTLWLSVYYIKHPNEI, from the coding sequence ATGAATGCAATCACGATCTTTGCGCTTGCTTTGTTGGCAGTTCCTGTTTTTGCCCGTTTTGCTCGGGTGACGAAAGAAGCGATGGGTAGATATCACCTAATCGGCTTGGGAGGTTTGTTCTTGATTTTGGGAGAAGCGACCCGAATGACAGCAGACAAAATCTCTCCGATCGCGACACTCCTACCAGTCATCGACATCGTCACTGTGGTTTTAGCATATGCGGGGGTTCTCTTCGGGACACTGTGGTTATCAGTGTATTATATAAAGCACCCGAATGAAATTTGA